gggcccctgagaaagaTCCCTACCCCTCAGCTGCTTGCACTGTatttgtgtaagtcactttgaataaaagtgtctattaataataataatcattatgtaGTGCAGATGGAACGCCTTTACTTATAACACAGGTTTTGTTGGAACCTAGGACAGCAACCCTAAGTAGATACAACCcttcagatttttttaaagaaaactaaTACTattctctcactgtggtttggtggagtccaatATATATTGTCTTAGAGTcctgtgtatatatttgtatttttttctttgcatttctggAAGGCATTTCTCAGATCATGGTCTGCCAATGTCCTGTAAGAATGATTTGATTTATACACTTAATTGCAATGTGTAGTAGTAGCTTAGTgattacggtactggactagtgataaggaggtcattggttcaagccttaccattGGCAAGATGACACTGGGCCCCTGAGAAAGATCCCtacccctcaattgcttgcactgtatttgtgtaagtcgctttggataaaagcatgtattaataataataatcattatgtaGTGCAGATGGagtgcagatttttttttttagcatattTCAGCTTCtctggaagctgaggtcagagagGGCAGGCACTGTACAGCGCTACTGGAACTGAGaggattaagggctttgctcaggggcccaacagtggctgcatggcagagccacaACATTCCAGCTGGTAACCCACAGCTTtacccaccaggctaccactgtcccaatgaTGTAAATGTTGAATATGTAAATGGGTGTGGTTAAAGCACCTAATTAAaaaaggtgtccaaataattttgcCCATATGGTACAGATTCATATAATTAGCACATACATAATTGGTGCAATCATGCAACACTTGGTTAATTAATCTACAATTAGATTTAAACTATACAGAGATCTGTGAGAGGAAAGGTCTGTGCTTAGATGTCCAAAACCTGCTGTTCACTTGTGATGAAGGTTCATGTTAGTTAAACAAACTTCTGCATATTAACTAaacttttgtgtgtgtttttacgaGGGGGCATCTGGATCACATGCACTGTGTGATCTGCTCGGCCTCAACTTCAAAGAGCAGAAAAGAAGCCGCAGATGCAGGACAGGCATGgaggttcatttatttttactaactgcttcatTATCTTCAGGGTCCCAGAGTGCCAGGAGATCTTGCAACAGCTGGAAACACTgtacaaaataatgaaatacactTTGGGCAGAGTGCCTATACATCATAGGACTTTGGTTATACATGCACTTATTTGCACACATATAGGGTAGACAATCTTACAGTGAAAGCACAGAAACCTCTAAAGCAGGGCTGTCAAACTTTCCAGAAGCCCACCAATCGGTCCAAAAGAGCCTGAATAAAATACAGCCTGTAGCTTCTGATTAATATAGCAGATTAGCACAAGTACTAACTTTGCTCCAGACTCTTGGTTAAAAGGGATTGGAGAAAAAAACAGCTTCCATCCAGTATTAATATACACATCAATGTCAAAATGCCCTACACCAGCTATTCGTCAGTAAATGAAGTTCTGTTCTGCTTCCaagaaaagcaaataaatatttcctaaaacatgttatttataatattctttTAATCGAGCAAATGTTTGAAGtggtattttgtttattagaaaAAGGCAGTTTTCGATTTGCTTTTTAATATTTGCCAAAGGTTCAGCCTGCAACCaataaaacaatgaaaacaTTTGTTTTTCTAAGTGCATTTAGTTCTTTGATGACATTTTCATGATACAGATGCTGGACAATTTAACTACTTTCATTTGCTTGTTATTTCCTacacattttaatgtgtttaagtGTTGGAAtggacaaataaaataaatcctatTTTTAACAGAACCATGATGATTGTGATTTTGGTATGAGGTCAGGACTAGTGCGCATCCCCAAGACTTTACACAAAAAATTACAGATTCAGTAGATTGGTGCTCACTGGAACAAGAGTCGGCGCCTGTTCCAGAATGTTCTACACTGTTTCATATCATTTGTACTTCACCTGTCCAAACATTTAGAATGAACTCACACTCTTACTGCTTTTTTCTCAGCTTTTGCTGTACAGCTCTCTACTAGCAGACTCTCACATGAACTACATTGtcaaaaagaatgtggacattGCCGCtaaagtacagtggtacttACAAGTGTAACAGGTACAGCGGTGGTGTTGGGATTTTTGTTCTCCCcatattttctcccaatttagctgctgagggatacccgtaTGCATCCGAGCAGAGCACgtcgctagcggaatatcccgctgagccacctgggCGCTTTAGTTTCCCCTATCTTCCAATATCTCCCTATCTCATATCCAGTACTCAATCGTATTGTGCCTCTACCGCTGCCTGACTTTTGCACAAGGCAGGTTCATACTGGAATTCGTCTTGCACACCAGGAGTCATGGACCAAAAATGATAGAAAAATGAGTTCTTGTAAATCAATATTAACAacaaacaatattttattatgacgGACCTCACAGTTTTGACATTACAGAATAGTTGCAACTGCATTGAACAGCAAATGGTCTGAAATAACAAAATCGATTTATCTTTTAAGAATATAAAATAGTCCAAATTAGCTTCTGGGCACATTACATTCTAGCACACTCGTCAGCCTGTAATTACACAATAATAAACGATATAGCCACATGACCATGAGCGTGTTGTAGATCCAGTTCCAAAACTACATACAGTGAGATGGAGTTACCACCTATTTTACACTGTAAagcaaggcttctcacaagattttgaatcAGTGAAAAGATCTTTGTCATTCCAAATAGACCCAGAGGTGTGTTCAGTgcgattgaggtcagggctctgtgcaatcAGGAGTTCTcttacaccaaactcatcaaaccaagtCTTTATGGGCGTCGCTTTGTGCACCAGACACACGGGAATCATACTGGAAACAAaaagcctttcccaaactgttgccacaaagttggaagcttatcaattattttatatgactgatttacatacacttgttagcaatgggtgtggccaaAACAATTACAATGCATAATTAGAGGGggaatttatttacttttggccatatagtgtacgctCATGTGTTTCTCTGGGATTTTATAATCTGTGTTTAAATACCTTGTTGAAAACTAAATGCATTGATTGTATTAGACTAAACAGCATCTCaatctgtatttatttgttgCTGTACCAAAACGATGCACAAACCATTaattcttatatatatatattttttaattctgCCATTGCTGAGATAATAAATAGGGAAAAACAAACagcttttgtgtaaaaaaaaaagcatgtgctTTAAAGGTCAACTGTGACTTGTTTAGAGAGAATGTGGTTTTCAAGTTCTTCATAAACAACATTTTGCACACAACAGACGTTTTGTTTCGTTTGCAACACTTGCAAAATCTCAGTAAATACGAAGcccaaaaaaaggaaaaaagaaataagataGGACAGAAGTGTCCAGGTTATGTGTAAGATTTCTATATGGCACTGATTCTATTATAAGGGACATTTTAAAGGTgcgtttctttaaaaaatatttcattttatagcATTTCATCCCAAACCCCTTCGATCTGACATGATTTGACATTTGTGTTCAGACTTGGTTCTGAAATAAAACCAGTATGAATTGATGAAGGAGTCACAGGAGAAACAGGTGCGACTTTATTTCCTGGTAACGAGTGTAGGAAAGCGCTGGATGCTCTGAAGCCACCAGGTTGCCATTCTCCCAGCAAGCAGACCTTCTAGTGGACAAACACACCAACAAAGCAAAGAAATGATCAGAGTTATAAGTCTAAGAATTTCAATTAAGCTTTATGTTTGGTATAATTTCACCTGACCTGGCAACCCTATTCACAAGTACTATTTAACGGGTGCTGctctttttactattttattgttTCGAGTTTTACTATTTAGATAATTCAGGATTTTTAAATTACAGCTGCTTATTTGTGTAGATCTGTAGTGTGGTGGTCTTACTCGAGGAGACGGTGCAGATGTTTAACGCATGCGCATGTGTAAGCTGTGTTTGGGGCCGTCCACCCTCTCCAGCTTCTCAAAATGCTTCCTGGCATTGCGGATGTTGATGAGAGTGGCAGCAGAGGCTACGAGAAGAACAGAAAATGTGGGACAGGAAGAAAGAGACACAGAACAGAGACATGGTCACAACATATGATctaaatgttttgtacttatAAGTAAGGCCAGAGGTTTTATAACCTTTTGCAGAAATACTATACTGACAGAGattgatttttaaatactatttaaatTCTAACAGAAGCAAATATGAATTATGTTTATATGTTGATGTATGTTACTGCAGAAATAGCTTTTCATTTTAGATGTAGAGCACTAGGTGCATTTGGATGTTAGCAAGTAGAAGTCTCTCCACAAGAGGAGGCTGTTGGCACCGTTTTTACATGCACTGCATCCATAAAACTGTgtccttattttttttaattggatgTGCAGTCATTCCAGTACCTTTAATGTAACCGGCCAgtcaaataaaaatgattagtCTTAAGAGAAGATTGGACACCCCTGGTTAAATTTTATACTTTACAGAAAACAcacaatttttatttatctgcCAAATCTTAAAATTTGTGGAAGGGGCTCAAGATAAAATGTCTGATAATCTTAAACATGCCATATTTTATGGTAAATATTAATCAAAAGAAAAGgttactgtgcattaaaaagttCTTCTGCAACAAAAAAGTAACCTAAGTAGTTATTTTATAGAATTTCATATTATACACCTGTCAGCAATGGGTGGGTGTGGCTGAgacaccagaactcaataattaagaggggcgtccacatacatttggccatgcaGTGTACATGAGTTTCCGGTTTTAGATCTATTTTTACagatttctctttctctctctcaaacacacacacatacacaaacatgcacagaaATGATTAAACAACAGTGTTTCTTACGTATTGAGGGATCGGACATGATCACCATGACGTAGGTGTTGGAGGTGAACACATCGATGAAGGCAGCAAAATTAGAGTTGCGCACCTCCATGCTCTGGAAGGACGCTGCCAGTTTACTGTGGAATCACagacagaaacaaacaaaaatcagtTTGTCATCAAAATCAGCACCGTGTTCAGTAAGTGCTGTAAAAGAGACACAATCCAGTCACCTGCAGCTGAGTTTAaactgtttaatgatgttactGATCTTCTCAAAGCGATGAGCGTCTCTCTGCTCCTTACACTGATAATGTGAGATCACCTGGACAAAACAGATCAGGTGTGAATTACTGAAAAGCAGAATCATGAAATATTAGATATCAGAATCATGTGAAATATTAAAACATGGCTGTATGGCTAGCACCCTAAAAATCAGCCTACAAAAAGAGGAAAGGAACAGGTTTTGTTTAGCTTACCAAGAAAGTGGCTCGTTCGAAAAGTAGAACCTCGTCAGCCTCGATGATCTGAGCAAAGTTACGCAAGTTGGACTCGAGTTGCTGCACGTTAGGGATTAACTGGTAGACGATGCTGGACCACgcctacacacaaacaaatcccaatgagaaaaaacacacaacggaccttattttgttaatatcacattatttattcattagtttaaaatatttaattattacatttaattatttaattattacaaatacatttttaatgtatttcatCAGATTACCTATAAGAGTATTTTAATATATCTAATCAGATTACTTGttacattatttctttattactttaaaatatttaatcagAAGAAACTGCAAATACGTGGGTATTAAttcattaaaagaaaatatttgtttAGTATAAAACTGAGTAACAATCAGAGACCAATACTGGACCAAAGCTGCTCTAATAaatcagaaatgtttaaaattattttctaatagcGGTACGCAGtctttgtttgaatttcatggtATAAAGTCTAGGCAAGaatcataaattaaataatcataaataaatctaaaagaTTGCACATATCAAATTTGATCTGCATATTTTTTTAGAGATTTTTGAGAGACGtggctttattttgtttagttTAAACAATTCAGGGTCACAATCAATGTCAACTCTGAAAATGTACAGTTGAAAAAATAGTTAAAATTAATGATTAATAACAAGGAGGCAGAACAATAGTATTGGAAAAATAAGCCAAGAAATCACATTTGATACCAGAACAAAATCATGTTTTAGAAAATAAGCaattattatgaattagattttttaacatgttttgttATGTTTCAGGCTTTAAAGGGTTGAATATGGTTACCTTGTACAGGGTCTCATCCCAAATGGAGGTTCTGAAGCAGGTGCATAAAAGCGGGCGGGAGAGTCTCTTCAGGTCATCCTCACGTTCTTTAAAGATCTATATCAACACATAATAAGCTATAAAATTCGATTTAATTGGCATTTCAGCAATAGAACATACTAGAACGAAGTACATCATGAAGTACATTATAAACAACTTGCATTCAGTGAGAGCCTTTGTATCCTACATCAGATAACAAAAGCATCTGAAAGTTGGGTaacgattttacagtgtgacATGATTCTCTAGTTTGAAGACTAAAACAGCATCAGAGTAAGAGAGTGTTTCTAACCAAGTCTCTTTGATCCTCCTGAACCAGGTCCATCTTGTGCACCAAGCAGAAGACTTTGGCATCTGGTGAATTCTGAAGAATGGCTTCCAAACAGGACTGATAATAATGCATGTCCTTCTCTAACTCCCGGCTCTCCACATCAAACACGTAGATGAGCACCTCTACGTTCCGAAATATATTATCTCTCTGACTGGTGAAGTAGTTCTCCATGAATGTGTCTTGTCTACAAACAAAGAGATACAGCAGACATAGAACTGAGTAATAAATGTGCAGATCTACACTAACAAGAAACTATATTCATGTTTTGAGGGGCAAGTAATGACCGCTCATGCACCGTTACATTGCCATAAATCCTGTGTTTAAATTTTACACCTACGGTTGGCTGATTTTAGATACACTATAAGGCTAACAGTGTGTGGACACTTCATTATAAACATGTTGGACACTCCAATCCCAGTAATTTACAACAACATTTGCACTCACCCTCCACAGTCCCACAGGTTCAGCACCAGATTGCCCAGAAAGCGCACATGCGAGTGCTCCACGTCAACTAAAAGTAACAAAAGATTTAGcttcataaattaaaaaaaaaaaagtttaccaCTGTATTAATATTCCACCAGTGAACCAAATGCAGGGGTAAAATAAATTTCAGAG
The nucleotide sequence above comes from Trichomycterus rosablanca isolate fTriRos1 chromosome 8, fTriRos1.hap1, whole genome shotgun sequence. Encoded proteins:
- the rraga gene encoding ras-related GTP-binding protein A, coding for MSSTAMKKKVLLMGKSGSGKTSMRSIIFANYIARDTRRLGATIDVEHSHVRFLGNLVLNLWDCGGQDTFMENYFTSQRDNIFRNVEVLIYVFDVESRELEKDMHYYQSCLEAILQNSPDAKVFCLVHKMDLVQEDQRDLIFKEREDDLKRLSRPLLCTCFRTSIWDETLYKAWSSIVYQLIPNVQQLESNLRNFAQIIEADEVLLFERATFLVISHYQCKEQRDAHRFEKISNIIKQFKLSCSKLAASFQSMEVRNSNFAAFIDVFTSNTYVMVIMSDPSIPSAATLINIRNARKHFEKLERVDGPKHSLHMRMR